The following coding sequences are from one Aggregicoccus sp. 17bor-14 window:
- the hflX gene encoding GTPase HflX, with translation MREIFGNTSGLKSSEQQKLQNTYRRRISPQEIVSPELARHLTELSRETHRQVGVLINRKGEIEHVLVGDAHQLELPDIGRARAGQVRLRGLRLVHTHLKSEPLTKDDLTDLALLRLDLVAAIGVGPEGLPGVLHWAHLVPADDSSAALWRTESLPSVHGDQPDVQATLTALEAELNRTAAARKVSGRERAILVAVCLDGNRARAEASLAELEELSRTAGVEVIDRVLQMRREPDPRYLIGRGKLEELNLRSMQAMADVLVFDKDLTPSQGRHIAEDTSLKVLDRTQLILDIFAQRAQSADGKLQVELAQLKYRLPRLSQADEGLSRLAGGIGGRGPGETKLEIDRRRVRDRINHLEKRIEGLSRERQVRRAQRNRRDLPVISIVGYTNAGKSTLLNAITNAEVLAENKLFATLDPTSRRLRFPQEREVIITDTVGFIRDLPKDLVNAFRATLEELADASLLLHVVDAADPARDEQVEAVEGILESLELTDKPRLMVWNKADLLPPDEVEALLRTHGGVAISAQTREGLATLLAKADTTLFAEGASAAMVGM, from the coding sequence TTGAGAGAGATCTTCGGCAACACCTCAGGTTTGAAGTCCAGCGAGCAGCAGAAGCTGCAGAACACCTACCGGCGCCGCATCTCCCCCCAGGAGATCGTCTCCCCGGAGCTCGCTCGCCACCTCACCGAGCTGTCGCGCGAGACCCACCGCCAGGTGGGAGTGCTCATCAACCGCAAGGGCGAGATCGAGCACGTCCTGGTGGGCGACGCGCACCAGCTGGAGCTGCCGGACATCGGCCGCGCCCGCGCGGGCCAGGTGCGTCTGCGCGGCCTGCGCCTGGTGCACACGCACCTCAAGAGCGAGCCGCTGACCAAGGACGACCTCACCGACCTCGCGCTGCTGCGCCTGGACCTGGTGGCCGCCATCGGCGTGGGGCCCGAGGGGCTGCCTGGCGTGCTGCACTGGGCGCACCTGGTGCCCGCGGACGACAGCAGCGCGGCGCTGTGGCGCACCGAGTCCCTGCCCTCCGTGCACGGCGATCAGCCCGACGTGCAGGCCACCCTCACCGCGCTGGAGGCCGAGCTCAACCGCACGGCGGCCGCGCGCAAGGTGAGCGGGCGCGAGCGCGCCATCCTCGTCGCCGTGTGCCTGGACGGCAACCGCGCGCGCGCCGAGGCCAGCCTCGCCGAGCTCGAGGAGCTCTCGCGCACCGCGGGGGTGGAGGTCATCGACCGCGTGCTGCAGATGCGCCGCGAGCCGGACCCGCGCTACCTCATCGGGCGCGGCAAGCTCGAGGAGCTCAACCTGCGCAGCATGCAGGCCATGGCGGACGTGCTCGTCTTCGACAAGGACCTCACCCCCTCGCAGGGGCGGCACATCGCCGAGGACACCAGCCTCAAGGTGCTCGACCGCACCCAGCTCATCCTGGACATCTTCGCCCAGCGCGCGCAGAGCGCGGACGGCAAGCTGCAGGTGGAGCTCGCGCAGCTGAAGTACCGGCTGCCGCGCCTCTCCCAGGCGGACGAGGGCCTGAGCCGGCTCGCCGGCGGCATCGGCGGGCGAGGCCCCGGTGAGACGAAGCTCGAGATCGACCGCCGCCGCGTGCGCGACCGCATCAACCACCTGGAGAAGCGAATCGAGGGGCTGTCCCGCGAGCGCCAGGTGCGCCGCGCGCAGCGCAACCGGCGCGACCTGCCGGTCATCTCCATCGTGGGCTACACCAACGCGGGCAAGAGCACGCTGCTCAACGCCATCACCAACGCCGAGGTGCTCGCGGAGAACAAGCTCTTCGCCACGCTGGACCCCACCAGCCGCCGCCTGCGCTTCCCGCAGGAGCGCGAGGTGATCATCACCGACACGGTGGGCTTCATCCGCGACCTGCCCAAGGACCTGGTCAACGCGTTCCGCGCCACGCTCGAGGAGCTCGCGGACGCGAGCCTGCTCCTGCACGTGGTGGACGCGGCAGACCCCGCGCGCGACGAGCAGGTGGAGGCCGTGGAGGGCATCCTCGAGAGCCTCGAGCTGACGGACAAGCCGCGCCTGATGGTCTGGAACAAGGCGGACCTGCTCCCTCCGGACGAGGTGGAGGCCCTGCTGCGCACGCACGGCGGCGTGGCGATCAGCGCGCAGACCCGCGAGGGGCTCGCCACGCTGCTGGCCAAGGCGGACACGACGCTGTTCGCCGAGGGCGCCAGCGCTGCCATGGTGGGCATGTAG
- a CDS encoding tetratricopeptide repeat protein encodes MPVALLVALAVLSPSPDARPAPEGLLPPTRRATALLAGTPVTEERAVRPLWKGLEGERGLRAYRLVRECESRSPSPCAVMAGKYVRGAGVAKDEWIAAALLESACKVKENEGRDYKACSALGILLATGAGGLPRDLTWALELQRWACSSSETIGCAALGDLLLPAQPEPTKDAEVVALYRRGCDADYSAACNNLGWMLERGRGAARDLAQARALYERSCKAKLAVGCKNLGVVYAASTRPEELAEAARYLEPFCSAAEPATCSVLGSVEERRGERQRALAAYGRGCSAGHLRSCNNQGFLLGLSHTPEDEARALSLFERACDAGVGLACANAATLVAPDRARTFNARACALGVQGICEPQ; translated from the coding sequence ATGCCCGTCGCCCTCCTCGTTGCGCTCGCCGTGCTCTCCCCCTCGCCGGACGCCCGCCCCGCTCCCGAGGGCTTGCTGCCCCCCACCCGGCGCGCCACCGCGCTGCTCGCCGGCACGCCCGTGACCGAGGAGCGGGCGGTGCGCCCGCTGTGGAAAGGGCTCGAGGGCGAGCGTGGCCTCCGGGCCTACCGGCTCGTGAGGGAGTGCGAGTCCCGGTCCCCCAGCCCTTGCGCGGTCATGGCGGGCAAGTACGTGAGGGGTGCCGGCGTGGCGAAGGACGAGTGGATCGCCGCGGCCCTGCTGGAGAGCGCGTGCAAGGTGAAGGAGAACGAGGGCAGGGACTACAAGGCCTGCTCGGCGCTGGGGATCCTGCTGGCCACCGGGGCCGGAGGGCTGCCGCGCGATCTCACCTGGGCGCTCGAGCTGCAGCGCTGGGCCTGCTCGAGCTCGGAGACCATCGGGTGCGCGGCGCTCGGCGACCTGCTGCTGCCCGCGCAGCCCGAGCCCACGAAGGACGCGGAGGTGGTGGCGCTCTACCGCCGCGGCTGTGACGCGGACTACAGCGCGGCCTGCAACAACCTCGGCTGGATGCTCGAGCGCGGGCGGGGCGCCGCGCGAGACCTCGCCCAGGCGCGCGCGCTCTACGAGCGCAGCTGCAAGGCGAAGCTCGCCGTCGGGTGCAAGAACCTGGGCGTGGTGTACGCGGCGAGCACCCGCCCGGAGGAGCTCGCCGAGGCGGCGCGCTACCTCGAGCCCTTCTGCAGCGCGGCGGAGCCGGCCACCTGCAGCGTGCTGGGCAGCGTGGAGGAGCGCCGCGGCGAGCGCCAGCGCGCGCTCGCCGCCTACGGGCGCGGCTGCAGCGCGGGCCACCTGCGCAGCTGCAACAACCAGGGCTTCCTGCTCGGGCTCAGCCACACCCCCGAGGACGAGGCGCGCGCACTCTCCCTCTTCGAGCGGGCTTGCGACGCGGGCGTGGGCCTCGCCTGCGCGAACGCGGCCACGCTGGTGGCCCCGGACCGGGCCCGCACCTTCAATGCGCGCGCCTGTGCACTGGGCGTGCAGGGCATCTGCGAGCCGCAGTAG
- a CDS encoding YafY family protein, whose protein sequence is MERTERLLDLVALLLDAREPVSWAELREHFPADYGAISDDAAERKFERDKAELLELGLPLTYIQGDDERKDGYVVERDAYYLPEVGLTKEELAVLYAAGSAALASEAFPGRQDLAHAMRKMGFFAGEQLPTPRVRMELGAVQADQDLGERLETLWEACAARKWVQMTYQSPKYAELIERRVDPYGLALRRGVWTLVGYCHLRQGLRTFHVHRIRSLKMNSAKPRTPDFEVPADFSLDAHVAHYPWQHRFHPPVDVELQLGGELAPRAESLLPGAPVTRGEDGVAHVRVAATFMDGLLRFCLALGPECRVLAPESARARVREMAERVLQRHAPQDPQAQEVRP, encoded by the coding sequence ATGGAACGCACCGAACGCCTCCTCGATCTCGTCGCCCTCCTGCTCGACGCGCGCGAGCCCGTTTCCTGGGCGGAGCTGCGCGAGCACTTCCCGGCCGACTACGGCGCCATCTCGGACGACGCCGCGGAGCGCAAGTTCGAGCGCGACAAGGCGGAGCTGCTCGAGCTGGGCCTGCCGCTCACGTACATCCAGGGCGACGACGAGCGCAAAGACGGCTACGTCGTCGAGCGCGACGCGTACTACCTGCCCGAGGTGGGCCTGACGAAGGAGGAGCTCGCGGTGCTCTACGCCGCGGGGAGCGCCGCGCTCGCCTCCGAGGCCTTCCCCGGCCGCCAGGATCTCGCGCACGCGATGCGCAAGATGGGCTTCTTCGCCGGCGAGCAGCTTCCCACCCCGCGCGTGCGCATGGAGCTGGGCGCGGTGCAGGCGGACCAGGACCTGGGCGAGCGGCTGGAGACGCTCTGGGAGGCCTGCGCCGCGCGCAAGTGGGTGCAGATGACCTACCAGTCCCCCAAGTACGCGGAGCTCATCGAGCGGCGCGTGGACCCCTACGGGCTCGCGCTGCGGCGCGGGGTGTGGACGCTGGTGGGCTACTGCCACCTGCGCCAGGGGCTGCGCACCTTCCACGTGCACCGCATCCGCAGCCTGAAGATGAACAGCGCGAAGCCGCGTACCCCGGACTTCGAGGTGCCCGCGGACTTCTCACTCGACGCGCACGTGGCGCACTACCCGTGGCAGCACCGCTTCCACCCGCCGGTGGACGTGGAGCTGCAGCTCGGCGGAGAGCTCGCGCCCCGCGCCGAGAGCCTGCTGCCCGGCGCGCCCGTGACGCGCGGCGAGGACGGGGTCGCGCACGTGCGCGTGGCGGCCACCTTCATGGACGGGCTTTTGCGCTTCTGCCTCGCGCTGGGGCCCGAGTGCCGGGTGCTCGCGCCCGAGAGCGCCCGCGCCCGCGTGCGCGAGATGGCCGAGCGCGTGCTGCAGCGCCATGCCCCGCAGGACCCGCAGGCCCAGGAGGTGCGCCCGTGA